Part of the Gracilimonas sp. genome is shown below.
CTCGATTACCGAAATAAGGAAGTACTTGCCTCCACTACCTTTGATTCTGCTTCGGCTGCTTCTCACGATATATTTAAAGGACTGATCAACGAAACGGAAAACCGGGAAGCCGACATGCTGGTTATGGGTTGGCAGGGTGGATTTAGTCTCGGGCGGATTTATAACACCCCTATTCAACCCATCATTAAAAACCTGAAGGCTGACCTCGCGGTGCTTAAGGATCGTGAACTTGAGCATATTGAATCTGTAGTTGTTCCATGGGGCGGTGGATTGCATGCCCGCCTTGGAATGGAAATAGGTATCCGAATTGCCCAAGCTATTGATGCTGAGCTTCGGGTGCTTCGACTTGTTAAGCCGGGCATCGATGTTGAGGAAGAAGAGCAGGAACTCCGGGATCGTGTAAACCCACTGCTGGAGGGTTTTGATAAAGTGGTATTCACCATTAAAGAGTCCACAGACGTAACCGGTGGTATTCTGGAAGAGCTGGAAGAACATCAGGATGACCTGATTATTATCGGCGCCTCCCACGAATGGGGCATTCGAAATGTATTGTTTGGAACCATTCCTGACATCATTGCTGATCGAGCCCCTTGTTCAGTATTAATGGTGCGACGCTACGTTACAGAAGACTGGAAACTGAAAGCAACGGAAGGCATCAAGCGGGTGAAAGAGCAATTGGGATTGACATCCTCGCCGGAAAATAGTAATTAATCGTTCCGCGACGAAAGCCCTGAATCTTGTTATGGTATGATTTTTTACTGCGGGTCTTTTATAAGATTCGGATTCCTGCTTTCGAAGGAATGACCATCATCTTTAAATAGCGAAAGAAGTACCGCAGCCACAGTTTTCAACGGCATTAGGGTTGTCGAAGGTGAAACCGCGGGCGTCTAATCCATCGGGGTAGTCGATCTGCATTCCCTCTAAATACATGAGGTGTTTCGGAGCTACGATAATTTCCACTCCGTGGCTTTCATACACATTATCCTCATCGGTGCGGTAGTCGAGGCCAAGTTTATAGCTTAAACCGGAGCAGCCTCCTCCATCAACAGCAACCCTCAGATACAGGTTTTCATCCATCTCTTCCTGCTGTTTGATTTTCTCTACCTGCCGGGCGGCCCGTTCGGTAAGCATTACAGGTTCGCCGGTCAGCTCTTCTTTTTGGTAGTCTTTTTCGGTGATAGGCTGAGGTGTAGCCGTTTCCTCTTCTTCATCCACATCAATCAGTGAGGAAATTACATCATCTAAATTTTCTTCTTGAACACTCATGTCGCTCCCTTTATTTAGAACGAGTCAAAATTACGAACTTTTTTTGGAAAATGTATAATGCGTAACCCCGTCTTTCTCAAACAAATCAAGAATGCCGGCACTCACTAAATTCACCAAAATCTTAGCTGCACGATAAGTCGTAACACTTATCAGCAACGAGAACCTCTTAACCGTGATGTCTCCGTATTCATTCAGAAAACGAAACAATTGCTGTTCTTTTTCCCCATACTCAAACGTGAAGCCTTCTTCAGAATAATTCTGCTTCAGCACCTCAATATATTCATCGCTGGCAACCACGCTTTCATCTTCCAGGCGGACGTACACCTGCCTAACGTTCTTTCCTTTCACATACACCGGCTTTTCTTCGGCCTCCGGTACTTTTACAATCAGCACATCACGCTCGCCGAGGTTTACCAGTTCTATACTGATCGGCACCTCAGGTATGCATTCTTCAGAAGCAGCCTGGTTCAGCCAAAATTCCTCTTCGTGGTATCCTTCCACGCCAATCATTTCGCCGTTGTCTTCCACACCTATTAGAATGGTGCCGCCTTTTGTATTGGCAAATGCCGCTATTTCCCGGGCAATTTTTTCGGGAGATGCTACGCTATGCTTGAATTCCAAAAAGCTGCTTTCACCGGTTTGGATCAGGCTTTTCAGGTCACCCGGGGTAAGCTTCGAAACCTGAACGCTGTCGGTGTACTGTAAGTAAAACTCGAGTTCGTCTTCCATGACTGTAGATGATTTTTAGGTTGAACTCTGGATGAAACCTGCTACATCACGATTTCATCTTTAGGGTCGCGGGTCATGAGTTCATACAACGCATCCCGCGGGTCAACATTTTCAAATAAAACGCTGTAGATGGCGTGAGTTATAGGCATCTCAACATTATTCTTGATGGCCCAGTCCCTCACCGATTTTGTTGTTTTCACACCTTCAGCTACCATATTCATGCTGTCGATAATATCGTCCAGCTTCTCTCCTTTACCAATGCGAAATCCTACCGAACGGTTCCGGCTGTGTGTACTTGTACAGGTAACGATCAGGTCACCCATACCGGTTAACCCGGAGAAGGTATCGGAATGAGCTCCCATCATGAGTCCCATTCGTTTCATTTCATGGAGTCCGCGGGTGATGAGTGCGGCCTTGGCATTGTCTCCCAATTCGGCTCCGTCCACAATTCCGGCAGCAATCGCCATAATGTTTTTTACCGAGCCACCGATTTCCACGCCAATCACATCATTATTGATATACACACGGAACATTGGGGTGAGAAACGTTTCCTGTATAATGCGTGCCGTCCGGGTTGAATAGGCGGCTGCCACCACGGTTGTTGGCTTCAGCTTGCCCACTTCTTCGGCATGGCTTGGCCCATACAGCACTCCGATGTTATCCTCATAGGTAGTACCTTCCATCACCTCCACCAATATTTGCGACATGGTTTTGAAGGTGTCGTTTTCTATTCCCTTGGCAACGGTTACCAGAATTTCATGTCCGTCGAGGCAGGGCTTCAATTTTCCGGCTAATTCTCTTAAGGTGTGAGAAGGCGTTGCAAAAACGACCATATCCTGAGATTTCAGGCACTGTTCTAAATCGTTGTATGCTTTTATTCCTTCCGGCAGGTCAATATCATTCAGATAAGAAGGATTAATGTGCTTTTCATTAATCTGGTTGGCGATGTTTTCCTCGCGGGCCCACATTTGAACGTTATTCCCGGCCGTGTCCAACACAAGGGCGAGGGCCGTTCCAAAACTTCCCGCTCCAACTATAGTAACATTTCGTTTACTCATGCTTCTGCCTCAGCCAACTTCTCAGCAGCCTGTTCCTCTTCTTCTTTATTCTTCTTTCCGTAAAGATTCACACGGTTTTCATTTCCGTCCAATAAACGCCGAATATTTGATTTATGCTTGTAAATAATACCGGCTGCAATAAAAGTGGCAAAAATGATGATGCTTCCATCCACATAATATCCGAAACCGTACCGCATAATCACCAAACTGATGGGGTAAATAAAACTGGCGGTGATGGAAGCCAGGGAAACGTAACGGGTAGAAAAAGTAATAATGATAAATACAACGGAAGAAACACTGATAGAAATCGGTTCAATACCAAAGAGCATACCACAGGCGGTCGCTGCCCCTTTGCCACCTTTAAAGCTGGCAAAGATGGGGAACATGTGACCTACCACAGCCATCAACCCACAAGTGATTTTCAGAAAAGCATCGGCTTCCCAGCCGGGAGGAGCGATGGGGCCGTTTCCAATTTCAAAAGCATAAAGGCTGACCCAGAAAGAGGCTACGAAACCTTTCATAAAATCGAGTACCAGTACCGATACACCTGATTTCCAGCCTAAAATTCGAAATGCGTTGGTGGTTCCAAGGTTGCCACTTCCCTGAGTCCGAATATCCGTTTTGTGGAATATCTGACCCACCCACAGCGAGGATGGAATCGATCCCAACACGAAACTGACTGATAAAACAACAAGTAATGAAACCATAGCTATTTCTTTGCTCCAAGTTACTACAACCGTGGCAAATTAGTTAACGGTTTTTGGCTGAAATTGACTGACCACTCAACAAAATGGAATAACTAAGTAACGGCTATTAAACGTGACGCTCGGCGTGATAGGAAGAACGAACCAGCGGACCACTTTCCACATGCTCTATGCCTAATTTTTCACCGATCTCCTTGTATTCCGCAAATTGATCAGGATGCACCCAATCCATTACAGGATGGTGCATTTTGGTAGGCTGCATGTATTGACCAATAGTGAGTACATCCACTCCGTGATCCACGCAATCCTGCATCAGTTCAATGACTTCTTCCCGGGTTTCGCCCAGGCCAACCATAATCCCGGTTTTGGTTCTAAGCCCGGCATTCTTGGTGCGCTGAAGGAGTTCCAGCGAGCGCTCGTAACGAGCCTGAGGGCGAACTCTTCGGTACTTACTTGGCACGGTTTCCAGGTTGTGGCTAAGTACATCCGGCGGGGTATCAAAAACAATTTGAAGAGCTGCATCCCATTCGCCACGAAAATCAGGAATGAGAGACTCAATAGTCACACCCGGAATAGCTTTTCTGATTTCTTTATGACATTCGGCAAAAATTGGGGCACCGCCATCTTTACGTTCATCCCGGTTTACCGAGGTCAGCACCACGTGCTTCAGTCCCATTTTGGCAGCGGCATCAGCCACTCGTTTGGGCTCATCCCAATCCAGGTCTTGCGGAGGGCGTCCTGTCTTAATAGCGCAAAAAGCACACGATCGGGTACAAACGTCTCCCAATATCATGAAGGTAGCCGTTCCTGCTCCCCAGCATTCGCCCATATTCGGGCAACGGGCTTCAGCACATACCGTATTCAAATTATGTTTTCGGATATTCTCCGAAACTTCCTTGAATTTCTCCCCTGATGGAAGTTTAACACGCAGCCAATCGGGTCTGCGATTTTCGGATGGCTTATCTACTACCTGAAGTTCTTTAATCATGGTGCTTCTTTGTGATTTCAGCATGTCATTGCGAGGAATTCGGCGACCGAAGGAAGCCATTTCCCGTGGCAATCTCCACTATTCAATTTCATTGCCATTTAAGGGAGATCGCTTCGTCGAAAGAGTTAAGCAATCATTCTAACTATTTCAGCTCCTCGCGATGACAAATTATGTGTAAAGTTACAAAATATTATGCTCCACTTCCTGCAGAGAACCCTTGGGAGAAATGGATACATTGAAAACGTTTTCGAAATGAGAAACAATCCGTTTTTTCACTTCTTCGGGGTCAATTTCCCTGCCGTTCAGCTTCTGTAAACTGGTAACGGCTTTATCATCAATCCCGCAGGGAACGATGTTATTAAAATATCTGAGATCGGTATTCACATTGAGCGCAAAACCATGCATGGTTACCCACCGGGAGCACCGAATGCCCATGGCGCAAATTTTGGCATCATCAACCCAAACACCGGTTGCGCCTTCAATACGCCCGGCTTCAAATCCATAGTCGGCACAGACGCGGATAATCACTTCTTCGAGGAAGCGAAGGTACTTATGCACGTCAGTGAAATGGCGATCCAAATCTAAAATCGGGTAGCCTACAATTTGTCCCGGCCCGTGGTAGGTAATGTCACCGCCACGATCGATCTTTATGAACTCCGCTTCTAATTGCTGAAGCTCCATCATGGACCGGAGCATATGCTCTTCATTACCACTTTTGCCCAGCGTGTACACATGTGGATGTTCCACAAAAAACAGAATATCATCCAGGCGTTCTCCTTCGAACTCCCCCTCTTGCTCGGCGCGCTTTTCTTCTATGATGCGTTGCTGCACGGCATGCTGTAAATCCCATATCGGCTGATATGAGGCAGAACCCAAATCGTACAGTTCGACTTTTTTGCTCATCACATTCACAGATAAAAATGGCTCCCGAAGGAGCCATATAGTTCAACATTCGAAGTTCGGAATTCCTTGTTCGATGTTCTATTTCTTCTTAACGGGAGTTCCTAAGTGAACACCTTCATTATAGGCTTCAGCTGCAGCTTCCATTACCGCCTCAGAGAGGGTTGGGTGTGGGTGAACCGCACTGATAATTTCATGGCCGGTCGTTTCAAGGTCACGGGCTACAACGGCTTCGGCAATCATTTCCGTTACGCCGAATCCAATCATGTGGCAACCTAACCACTCGCCGTATTTGGCATCGAATACCACTTTTACAAAGCCTTCTTCATGACCAAGAGCGGTCGCCTTACCGGATGCTGAAAGCGGGAATTTTCCGACTTTCACATCATAACCTTCATCTTTGGCTGCCTGCTCAGTTAACCCAACAGAAGCAATCTGTGGTTCGCAGTACGTACAGCCCGGAATGTTATTGTAATTCACCGGGTGTGGGTTTTCGCCGGCCAGTTGTTCGGCAAGTACCACAGCTTCATGAGAAGCTTTGTGAGCCAGCCACGGAGCGCCAATTACATCACCAATGGCGTAAATTCCGTCAACATTGGTTTTGTAGGTTTTCTTGTCAACAACGATGGCGCCTTTCTCGGTTTTAACACCGGCTTTATCCAATCCAAGATTTTCTACGTTTCCGGTTACACCTACCGCAGAAAGAACCACATCGGCTTCAATTTTCTCTTCGCCTTTCTTGGTTTTAACGGTTACTTCAACACCTTTACCTTTCTTCTTCACGTTTTCGACCGTGCTTCCGGTCATCACGTTCATGCCTTTCTTCTTGTAGATCTTGCCAAGTTCTTTACCAACGTCTTTGTCTTCAACAGGCACCAATGTGTCCTGAAGCTCTACGATGGTCACTTCTGTTCCGATGGCATTGTAGAAGTACGCAAACTCAACTCCGATAGCGCCGGCTCCGACAATCACCATTTTCTTAGGCTGCTTGTCGAGCTGCATGGCCTTTTCAGAATCGATGATCATGTCGCCATCAATTTCCAGGTTTGGAAGCTGACGAGGACGTGCTCCGGTAGCTACAATGAAATGCTTCGCTTTGATGCTTTCCTGCTCTTTGCCCTTATCATCATTTACCGACAATTCAGATTTGGATTTGAAAACACCCGTTCCCATGAATACTTCAATCTTATTGGCTTTCATCAGGAACTGAACGCCTTTGCTCATTTTGTTGGCAACACCACGGCTACGCTTCACCATACCGCCGAAGTCGGCAGAGTAGTCCTTCACGTTAATTCCGTAATCAGAGGCGTGCTCAATAGATTCATACACTTCAGCCGAACGAAGCAGGGCTTTGGTTGGAATACAACCGATATTCAAACAAACACCACCAAGATGTCTTTTTTCAACAATTGCCGTTTTAAAGCCAAGCTGAGAAGCACGAATTGCGGCTACATATCCGCCGGGGCCTGACCCGATTACACATACATCAAATTCTTTTGCCATGGTACTTTTTGATAATAGTTTTTGAAGTTAATCGCTTCATTTCAAACAAAACCGTGAAGCGGACTTTTTAAAGCCCTAAAAGGTAAGGGTTTTTGATTTGAACTTCGAATATTGAACAAGGAATGTTGAATTTTGGATAGATTTGAGCTCAGCACACATAAATTTCTTAACAACTCTACAATCTTTAATACTCAAAGCTGTCTGAATTTGTTATAATAGAGCTCAGAGAGGCGAAACGAACCGCGACTATTATGAAAAAGACCATCATCCCATTCCTGTTATTCCTGCTAACGATTCCATTTACGGCATCAGCTGACCCTTCCGATCCGGATAAAATGAAAGCCAATATCGATGAGCTTTCCGAATACTTTGAAAGCAAAGGTTATGCATTTAATCAGCTTTTGGAAGACTCCCGCTTTAAACTGATTGAAGACATCACCGGGAAGTTTACACGAGCGGTCGAAATCAAGATCGAAAGTTTTGAGGATTACCAGGGCATTATTAAGTACGATGTTAAAAAGCAAAAGCTGGAAGACTTTCTAGTTAAATACGCCCCGGAATTAGACGCCGCCCAGGAAAAATACGGCATCCCCAAGCATGTGATTGCAGGGATTATCGGGATTGAATCTGAGTTTGGGAAGTACAAAGGAAGCTACAATCCATTTAATGCTTACGTTTCGATGTATGCGGAAGGCTATAGAAGTGAATGGTCGAAGGCTCAGCTGGAAGAGCTTCTTATCTTTGCAAAAAAGAATGACCTGGATATACTATCGCTGGAATCCAGTTATGCCGGGGCAATGTCTTATGCCCAATTTATTCCCTATTCACTGAATCGCTGGTGGGTGGGCTCTGATCTTTATTATATGCCCAATAACATTTTCTCTGTTGCCAATTACCTGTCTCACTTTTACGAAATAACGGGCAGCATGGAGAAGGCGGTTATGCGCTATAATCCAAGCACCATGTACACCAAAGTGGTACTGGAGCTGGCTGAGGAAGCGCGGAAGCTGGAAAAGACAAGGTAAAAGTGCCTCCTTTAAACAAAAAAGCCTTCAGTGTTCAAGCTGAAGGCTCTGGAAGGTCAAACTTCTTGTTTAAACTTTTAGATTAAAACTCCCACTTCACCTGAAACAAGAAGTTGGTTCCCGCCTGTGGGTAGTAATAATTGAAGTGAGCCGGGGTCCCATCATAAATCCACCCGAAGGTATAGCCGTTAGTCACGTACTTGTGATTGAAGATGTTGTTCACCTGCAGCGTAGCGGTGATATCTTCCAATAGTGGTACATCACCGAACCCATAACTTAAGCGAACATCATTCACAAAGTATGGATCGATAGACCTGCTCTGCGTTTGAGTATTATCGAGGTACTGCCGGGACACATATTTCGATATGATTTCGGCTGTTAACCCCTTGTTTTGATAACTAATGATTCCATTGGTAACAACAGAAGGTGAAAAAGCGATATCGGTATCTTCATACACCGTTTCCTGTTGCCCCTGGTAGCTGAAACTTGCGTCATAAAGATCAGTGTACTGGGTGTATTCTACAATCTTGTTTTGGCTGAAAGTGGCATTCGCAGAAATGCTCAGATTGTTGGTCAGACTATAACCGCCCTGCAATTCTATACCGGCTCTATAGCTTTCAGGAACGTTTTCCCGCACGATTTCCCCCACATCATTGATCTGCCCGGTAGGCACTAATTGATCGCGGTAGAACATCCCATACACATTCACCCCGGTAAAAAAGCGGTTGAAATCGCCACGATACCCAAGCTCTACATTGTAGAGTTTCTCAGGGTTGGGCCGGCTTTCAGGGCTTGAATCTACATACTCATCCCGTGTGGGCTCTTTGCTGCCAACAGCGAATGAAGCATACACCCGTTGGTCTTCCGGCAAGCTATACACAAAACCGAATTTCGGATTGAAGAACAACAGGTTGTCGGTTTGCTGAAGGGCAACCAGGCTATCGCGAACATTGCTGCCGGCACTGCGGACAAACCCGTTCCCAAGGAAATCATATTCCACTCCGCGCACCTGAAGATCAACATACGAATTCAGGTTTTCAGTGAGTTTGTACTGAAGTTTGGAGTACAGGTTATAATCATTCTTGATGCCGTCATTGTCGTAGTAGCGCTCTTCGATTTCACTGTCGCCTGCATATCGTGCCCAGATCACTTCGCCAAAGTGAGCTCCGTCATAGTAGCTGTAGCCACCACCAAAGGTAACATCCCAGGTTTCTGAGTGAGTGTATTGGGTAGAGAATATGGTTCCGTAGAAATCATTGTCTAACCATCGTCGGCGGACGAGATCTGATTCAGTCGGGTCGCCGGAATTAAGTGGCTCGATTCCGTATTCTGAGAGATCTTCACCCCGTTCATATTCCTCAAAATACCCAAACCCTTTGGTGTAAAAGGCGGAGACATTGGCATTCCAGTTTTCTCGAATCTGGTATGAATAGTGCAATTGGTAATAGTTCTGCTGGTAGTTATCTAGCTGGTCTTCGTACCGGAACTGATTGAATTGCCGGTTTCCGAGATTTTCTCTCCAGTGTTCCTGTTCACCTGGATTGAAAACGAGGTTTGAAATGTAGCGCTCCAGCTCCTGTTGATCCCCTTCAAGAATGGGTTCAGGCACACCATTCCATGCCTGGTAGGTACGCTCCCGCCCGGAAAATACATCTGCACGTAACAAGCTGCGGTCTCCGTGGTGTGAAGCGGAAAGAAAATAAGAATCAAGGTCTGAGCTGGCACGGTCTATGAAACCATCGGAATCAATTTTGGACAAGCGGCCTTCAAATTGCCAGCCGTTTTCCATCAATCCGGAGCCTAATTTAACGTTGTATTTTTGGGTATTGAAGGAACCGAGCCCGGTATTCACCTCCCCAAAAGGATCGGCTTGTGAAGAGCTGGTTTGCAAGTTCACCGTAGCTCCAAATGCACCGGCACCATTTGTAGATGTTCCCACTCCACGCTGAATTTGAATATTCTCTGTAGAGGAAGAAAGGTCCGGTAAATTCACCCAGAATACGCCATGAGACTCTGCATCATTCACCGGAATTCCGTTAATAGTTACATTGATCCGCGCCGGGTCAACACCACGAATTCGAATGCCCGTATAGCCAATTCCGGCACCGGCATCAGAGGTGGTGGTGACCGATGGGGCACTTTGCAGCAGGTAAGGCACATCTTGCCCGAGATTGCGCCTTTCAATCTCCTCCGCATCAATATTGGTATAGGTAATGGGCGATGCTTCATCTGCGCGAGTGGCACTTACAAAAACATCATCTCCGATATACGTTTCCGGAAAGAGATAGATTTCGAGGTCTTTCTTGTCATCAGACACACCAACTTCTTCGTCTTTATACCCGAGATAGGTGATCAGTAAAGCTTCTTCTCCGTTTTCAGAAAGCCGGATGTCGAAAGAGCCGTCATCCTGGGTAACTACGCCACGGGATGTACCCTGCTGGCGTACAGCAGCTCCCTGAAGCGGTTCTTTGGATTGGGCATCAAGCACCTTTCCCGTAACGGTTTGCGCCTGAACTTCCTGAGAAAAGAGTAGTGGTATTGTTAACAGAAAAGCCGTTAGCAACGACTTCTTAAAGAATAGATTAAACATAATCCTCCATTTGATACTTCTTTGATTAATGGAGGAGGTTAACTTGCGTAACTGTGCGGTAAACAGGTTTCCCTACGCCGGTATTATCCGGTTCAGGTATTAGGGTGTAATCTCAGCCCGCTATGCAAGCACCCCCAACCTTGGTTGTGAGCTTCAAAGATACGAGGGTTTTGAACATTCAACAAGGAACATTCAACATTGAATGCGGAAAACATAGACAGCTCCTATTCTGGATATACGATTTTCATTCTAAAAACCCGTTCCAAATGTTATCTTAGCTAAGCTTATTAACCCATATTATGATCCATCATCATGACCAAATATTTATCAATTTTACTGCTGGCTGTAGTGTTTGTTTCCTGTTCCTCTTCCGAAAAGGAGCGATCAACAACTCCCGAAATTTCTGATCAGGATGTTTTATCACACATCACCTTTTTGGCTGCCGATCAAATGCGGGGCCGGGAAGCGGGTACGGCGGAAGAAGCGGCCGCTGCTAATTATATCGCCGATTTATTCCGAAGCTATGGTCTTGATCCTGCCGGCGAGGAAGGAACCTATTTTCAGGAATTCACCATCAACACGGCGGTGTTGAATAATCCACATGCGAGTGAATCGGATACTTCAGGTGAAAAGAGATTGAGCAAGAACGTTGCCGGATTATTACAGGGAACCGGAGATTCGGATGAAGTAATAATTGTGGGAGCACATTATGACCATTTAGGAATGGGACGATTTGGCTCGCTGAGCAGTAGTGAGGAGCCGCGCATACACAATGGAGCCGATGACAACGCTTCCGGAACCGCCGGCGTGTTGGAGCTGGCCGAATATTTTTCAGCTAATCGCCCGGAAACAGATCTTCTCTTCCTCGCTTTTTCCGGGGAGGAAATGGGCCTGCTGGGCTCTCAGTATTATGTGGAGAACCCGACCATTGAACTGGAAAACGCTTTGGCTATGATCAATATGGATATGGTGGGACGAATGAGCAACGGCCGCCTGATGATTTTCGGCGTAGCTACTACGGATAGCTGGGAATCTATTCTTACTGAAGCCAACACAGATTCTCTTCAGTTAGACCTGGTTCCCGATGGAACCGGAGCCAGCGATCACACCAGTTTTTACTATCAGGATATTCCGGTTTTGCATTACTTCACAGATACGCATGCCGACTATCACCGACCTTCTGATGACACGGAATGGATTAATGCAGAAGGGCAGGAACAGCTTCTTACACATGTAAAGCGGGTAATTGAACGCCTGGATGAACTGGATAAAGAAGATATGGCATTTACCGAAGCCCCCGGCGAACAGCAACGAAACATGACGATGGACGGACCTACCCTCGGAGTATTGCCTGATTACGGCTATGACGGAGAGGGATTTAGAATTACAGGTGTGAGTGAAGGCCGTGCTGCCGATAATGCCGGGCTGCAGGGCGGTGATATTATCATCAATATAGGTGGTAGGGATATAGCCGACATCTACAAATACATGGAAGCTTTGAATGAGCTCAAGGCCGGACAGCAAACAACCGTAACCGTTCTCCGCGATGGGGAAGAACTGAGCTTTGATTTGCAGCTGTAATTAATAGTCCACCACCAAAATACATGTAGAGACACAAAATCTTGTGTCTCTACATGTATTTTCTACCAACTAAAGGCTGCTTTTCCACCAACAACCGGCAGTGTTAATGTGGTTGCATCCAAATCAACGGTCAATTCTGTGCCCGGATCAGGATGAATGGTATATTCTTTATCACTACTAAAAACCATCAACCCAATCTGCTGGCCAGGACGTATAATCTGATCATCAGGCTGAAGCTCAAAAGTCAGCTCATAGAATTTACCGGGTTTAAGCGGCTCACTTTCGGTTAAGGATTCATGATTCTGCGGGTCAGCCCAGCCGCGGGTGATGATATTATCCGTAATTCGTCCATTTCTGCGTTCATCCCAAGGCAGAGAAACCAACCAAACCGAGAGATTTGCCGCGGGCTTACTACTGGCCAGTTTTATGTTGATAGTTGGCAATCCTGAAATGTGGAGAGAGTCTTTTAAAGGTGGCGTAACGTACAGCAACCGGTGATCTGTAATCTCAGCCCGTGCAAGAGATTCCCCATCAAAAGAAAAATTATCCACTAAGGTTTCTGTACCCTGTTTTCCGGGCTTATTCAGACTCAGGCTTCCTTTCTGTGGAGCTCCGCTGTTCAAGTATAAGGTAACCGGTTCAGCTTCTGGGTTAGGGTAGTCCGGGTAGAAGGTAGGATTTGCAGGGTCATCATATTCACGCACGATCCAGGCTCCGGTCTCATCACTGATTCCATTATCCACTCCAAACAAATAGTGAGTAAACCAGCGGTTCATCATTTCCACCGGTGGCGGTCCGCCATGGCCAAATTGGTGGTAGTAGATCTGAGTGTGAAGCCCCATTTCTTTAGCCTCCTCGTAAATTCGATAACTGTGTTCAGGCATCACGTTCCAGTCGTTAAAGCCGTGGCTCATCAACATGGCAGCCTTCATGGCGGGCATGTCGTTAAGGTAATCGCGGCCGGCCCAAAATTCGTTGTAATCTC
Proteins encoded:
- a CDS encoding TonB-dependent receptor produces the protein MFNLFFKKSLLTAFLLTIPLLFSQEVQAQTVTGKVLDAQSKEPLQGAAVRQQGTSRGVVTQDDGSFDIRLSENGEEALLITYLGYKDEEVGVSDDKKDLEIYLFPETYIGDDVFVSATRADEASPITYTNIDAEEIERRNLGQDVPYLLQSAPSVTTTSDAGAGIGYTGIRIRGVDPARINVTINGIPVNDAESHGVFWVNLPDLSSSTENIQIQRGVGTSTNGAGAFGATVNLQTSSSQADPFGEVNTGLGSFNTQKYNVKLGSGLMENGWQFEGRLSKIDSDGFIDRASSDLDSYFLSASHHGDRSLLRADVFSGRERTYQAWNGVPEPILEGDQQELERYISNLVFNPGEQEHWRENLGNRQFNQFRYEDQLDNYQQNYYQLHYSYQIRENWNANVSAFYTKGFGYFEEYERGEDLSEYGIEPLNSGDPTESDLVRRRWLDNDFYGTIFSTQYTHSETWDVTFGGGYSYYDGAHFGEVIWARYAGDSEIEERYYDNDGIKNDYNLYSKLQYKLTENLNSYVDLQVRGVEYDFLGNGFVRSAGSNVRDSLVALQQTDNLLFFNPKFGFVYSLPEDQRVYASFAVGSKEPTRDEYVDSSPESRPNPEKLYNVELGYRGDFNRFFTGVNVYGMFYRDQLVPTGQINDVGEIVRENVPESYRAGIELQGGYSLTNNLSISANATFSQNKIVEYTQYTDLYDASFSYQGQQETVYEDTDIAFSPSVVTNGIISYQNKGLTAEIISKYVSRQYLDNTQTQSRSIDPYFVNDVRLSYGFGDVPLLEDITATLQVNNIFNHKYVTNGYTFGWIYDGTPAHFNYYYPQAGTNFLFQVKWEF
- a CDS encoding M28 family peptidase, with the translated sequence MTKYLSILLLAVVFVSCSSSEKERSTTPEISDQDVLSHITFLAADQMRGREAGTAEEAAAANYIADLFRSYGLDPAGEEGTYFQEFTINTAVLNNPHASESDTSGEKRLSKNVAGLLQGTGDSDEVIIVGAHYDHLGMGRFGSLSSSEEPRIHNGADDNASGTAGVLELAEYFSANRPETDLLFLAFSGEEMGLLGSQYYVENPTIELENALAMINMDMVGRMSNGRLMIFGVATTDSWESILTEANTDSLQLDLVPDGTGASDHTSFYYQDIPVLHYFTDTHADYHRPSDDTEWINAEGQEQLLTHVKRVIERLDELDKEDMAFTEAPGEQQRNMTMDGPTLGVLPDYGYDGEGFRITGVSEGRAADNAGLQGGDIIINIGGRDIADIYKYMEALNELKAGQQTTVTVLRDGEELSFDLQL